Within Candidatus Eisenbacteria bacterium, the genomic segment ACCGCGGGCCAGACGATGGACTATCTGTTCCGCGTGACGAACGAGGGGAACTGCACGTTCGACTTCGGCATCGAGGTCTTCCAGACCCCCGACTGGGACACCCTGTTCGGCGATTCCTTCAAGACCCTGCAGCCGGGCCAGTGGTACGACTTCCCGGTAAGACTCGGAATCCCTGCGGACGCCGAGACCGGGGACGAGCACAAGTTCGTCGTCTGCGTGCAGTGCTTCGGGATCGGCAAGGGTGATCCGGCGCCGCCGGTTTGCGACTCGACGATCACGCGCGTTCTCACCGGGTGCGTCGCCGAGCAGCCGATCCTCTCGCTCGGCGGCTATCGCACGATCAGCTACACGCCGTACGGCCTCTGGACGGTCCAGGTGCAGGTGAAAAACAACGGGCCGGGTAAGGCGCGGTCGATCGGAGCTCAGATGCACGACGATCTTGCGTGGCTCCTCATCGCCGATGGGAACTGCAGCTATCCGGATCTGGCTCCGGGCGCCTCGAGCTACGGAATCGACACTTATACCTTTGATCTGCGAAACTATCCGGGCGGAAGCTTCAACGTCTGGTTCGATGTGACGTACACCGACACGTGCGGGATGCAGTACCAGGTCCGGCTCGACCCGACCTTCCTGGAGCCCGAAGAGAACGGGCTTCCGGGCGTGACGCCGGCGCGGTTCGTCCTGCACCAGAACATCCCGAACCCCTTCAACCCGGAGACCGCGATCTCGTTTGAGCTCCCCTCGGGCGCGTTCAGCGAGCTCGTGATCTACAACACGGCGGGCCAGGTCGTGAAGAGGCTCTGGGCGGGGAGCCTCCCGGCCGGGCTCCATACGTTCCTCTGGGAAGGGGATTCGGATCAGGGAAGTGCCGTGCCTTCAGGGACTTACTTCTACTCCCTGAGGAGCGGAGGGCTCACGGACACGAAGAGGATGGTCCTGATCCGATAGGAGGCGTGCGCAGGCCCTTGACGGGCCTGGCGAGAGCGTGCTAACATTCTGGTCAGAAAGGACAGGAGGATCAACACGATGGAAGCAAGAAAGAAGAGTCCTTACGAGAAGCCCGAACTCGTGCGGCACGGGAACCTGAAGGAGATCACGATGATTTCCTTCGCGCCGCCTCCTCCCGGGGAGCCTGGAAGGGTGGACAAGCCCCACGAGGCGGGCTGGGTCTAGGAGATCGAGCGAGCGTTCGCGGCGGGGGGATCGCCGGATTCCCCCGCCTTGCTTGCTCTATGCGCGCTCGCCCGCGGTCGGGCGCGCGAGAGATGTGTTGTTCCGACGATCCGGCCGACCCGCGCGAACCGTGAGCCGCGCTCCTCGCGTGCCCCGCTCCCCGGGTGGACATCGACGGCCATGAGAGTTCTCGCCGTTCTCCTCCTCGCGTTCCTTCTCGCGCCGGCGGCTCCTTCGCCGGCGGGATACGATCTCTGGACAGCCGAGGGCGGGCCCTTCGGCGGCCGCGTTCCCGTTCTTCATTCACGAACTTCCGATGGTTCGATCTTCGCTGGGACCGAGGGAGGAGGGATCTTCCGGCGGAGCGGCGGCCGCTGGGAGCCGCAGAACAGCGGGATCCTCGTCTTCGACGCGCTCGCCTTCGCCGAGCATCCGCTCGACGCGGACACGATGTTTGCCGGAACGGGAGGAGGAGGGGTCTATCGGAGCGCGAACGGCGGGAGAAGCTGGTTCCCGACGAACAACGGCCTCGCCAACCTCATGGTGCGCGACCTCGCGTATCAACCGGGCGGGACGCGTCTTTTCGCCGCCACGGCGGGCGGCGGGATCTTCCGGAGCGATGACGCCGGGACGACCTGGTTCCCGTCGAACACGGGCCTCGCGGTCCTCTCCGTGCGCGCTCTCGCCTTCGCCCCTTCCTCCCCAAACATCTGCTACGCCGCGACCGACGGCGGCGTCTTCTTCTCGTTCGACGGCGGGCAGACGTGGTCGCCTCGTTCGGCCGGCATCGCCGAGTCGAGCGTGGCGGATGTCGTGGTCGATCCGGCGAACGCGAACCTCGCGTACGCCGCGACGCTCGGGGGCGGAGTCTACCGGACGACGAACGGCGGGCTCAGCTGGTCGGCGCGCCGCGCCGGAATGGGCGAGGTGTACGCCGAGGAGCTCCTGATCCGTCCCGGCGCCTCTCAGACGATCTGGGCGGCGACCCGGAACGGCGTCTTCGAGACGTTCGACGGGGGCGCGAGCTGGACGGCGAGGAACGCGGGCCTCGCCGACACCATCGCGTGCTCGCTTCTTCTTCATGACGATACGATTTATACAGGAACTTTCTGGGGCGGCGTGTTCGGGTCCCATGAGCCGGCCTCCGGGTGGTCGGCGGTGAATGAGGGTCTCACCAACCGCTTCGTGTGGGAGCTCGCCGTCTCCCCTCACGACGCCGGCGTCGTTTGGGCCGCGTCGTACGGCGGGCTTTCCGTGACGACCGACACCGGATGGACGTGGGCGGAGGCTTCGAACGGAGTCCTTCGGCGCGACATGCGAACCGTCGCGGTAAGCCCCGTCGATCCGGGAAGGCTTCTCTCCGGCGCGTTCTACGGCGGGGTGTTCCGCTCGTCGAACGGAGGCGCGAGCTGGGTCCCCTCCAACAGCGGCCTCCCCTCGAACCCGACGGCGACCGCGATCCGCTACCGGCCGGGGAGCGGCAGCCACGTTCTCTGCGGGACGTGGGCCGGCGTGTACCGGAGCTCGAACGGAGGGAGCGGCTGGAGTTCGTCGACGTCGGGGATGGGATCGAAGAAGGTGTGGGGAATGGCGACCGTCGAGACGGCGCCGATGCTCGTGTACGCGGGGACCTACGAGAACGGGCTCTTCCGCTCGCGCGACTTCGGCGCCACGTGGGATTCGGTTCCGATCCCCGAGCGCTACGTGCGGGCGATCGCGGTCGATCCGTCGGACACGTCGATCGTCTACGCGGGCGGATACTACAAGGAGGGCGGCGGCGGCGGCGTCTACAAGTCGACGGACGGCGGCGCGAGCTGGACGCGAAAGAACGAAGGCCTGATCGATCGGAGCGTGTGGTGCTTGTCCGTCGATCGGGAGGATCCCCTGCACGTCCTTGTCGCGACGGCGGGGGGCGTGTGCGAAACGTGGGACGGCGGGGAAACGTGGGAGCCGCTCCTCGCGGGGCTCCAACCGTTGGATATCCGCTGGGTCTCGCCGGCAGCCGACCGAGTTCTCGCCGGATCGTTCGGCGGTTCGGTCCCGTGGTACGAGGACGCGATCGCCGCCGTGGCGGGAGCGGTCGATCGTCCGGA encodes:
- a CDS encoding lasso RiPP family leader peptide-containing protein; this translates as MEARKKSPYEKPELVRHGNLKEITMISFAPPPPGEPGRVDKPHEAGWV